The following coding sequences are from one Rutidosis leptorrhynchoides isolate AG116_Rl617_1_P2 chromosome 11, CSIRO_AGI_Rlap_v1, whole genome shotgun sequence window:
- the LOC139876814 gene encoding ras-related protein RABA5a-like gives MALYSEEDSNDGYLFKIVLLGDSGVGKSNLLARFARNEFYSNSKSTIGVEFQTQKMEVNGKEVKAQIWDTAGQERFRAVTSAYYRGAVGALVVYDVSRRQTFDSVGRWLSELHTHCDMNVITILVGNKTDLKDAREVSTSDGKSLAESQSLFFMETSALDSSNVNAAFQTIVKEIYNVLSKKVIQSQELKKDPSIGSKKSVVLDAKQDGNQEQKKDEQPNKGSSSSSSGCCSS, from the exons ATGGCGTTATATTCAGAAGAAGATTCAAATGATGGGTACCTGTTTAAGATTGTTTTGCTCGGTGACTCGGGTGTTGGAAAGTCAAACTTGCTCGCTAGATTTGCAAGAAACGAGTTTTACTCAAATTCAAAGTCAACCATAGGTGTCGAATTTCAAACTCAAAAAATGGAAGTCAATGGGAAAGAAGTAAAGGCGCAAATTTGGGATACTGCTGGTCAAGAACGGTTTAGAGCTGTTACGTCGGCTTATTATCGAGGTGCTGTTGGGGCGCTTGTGGTATATGATGTCAGCAGGCGCCAAACGTTTGATAGTGTTGGCAGATGGCTTAGTGAACTTCACA CTCACTGCGATATGAACGTAATAACAATACTCGTGGGAAACAAAACGGATCTTAAAGACGCAAGAGAAGTTTCAACATCAGATGGGAAATCATTAGCAGAATCACAAAGTCTATTCTTTATGGAAACTTCGGCTCTCGATTCTTCAAACGTAAACGCTGCTTTTCAAACGATTGTTAAAGAGATTTACAACGTATTGAGCAAGAAAGTGATCCAATCTCAAGAACTGAAGAAAGATCCTTCGATCGGTAGCAAAAAGTCGGTTGTTTTAGATGCGAAACAAGATGGTAATCAGGAACAGAAAAAGGATGAGCAACCAAATAagggtagtagtagtagtagtagtgggTGTTGTTCATCTTAG